A DNA window from Naumovozyma dairenensis CBS 421 chromosome 10, complete genome contains the following coding sequences:
- the ARP10 gene encoding Arp10p (similar to Saccharomyces cerevisiae ARP10 (YDR106W); ancestral locus Anc_8.251), protein MNNIIIFDINWNNITVGIAGSSEPAAKYFPKDHKLLFEQSDSEIYELFDNCFQKGLDVSADGTNVVIWEDTLFSVAEKRRYCKILLQKMNCSKVMFIPRCLLYCISNNVSNALVVEVNYHQITCVPIYDLRIIDEHLRTTKGALNCFSQDNNFGVTDQSVEEMHVQNLFKTPKSLKKPDYDDDELPIVILIKELVKSLQIDIVKPLTTNLFITGIDTKLEKVNLDSTSRLPLYGKVLNSTSLWDNGSRYSLSLFMDEKSFEHLQISQNDITGDNFTIPDWYELKFKGRIIKD, encoded by the coding sequence atgaataatatcataATCTTCGACATCaattggaataatattacaGTCGGTATTGCAGGTTCAAGTGAGCCAGCTGCAAAATATTTCCCGAAGGATCACAAATTGTTGTTTGAACAATCGGATTCtgaaatatatgaattGTTTGATAACTGTTTCCAGAAAGGTTTAGATGTATCAGCTGATGGTACTAATGTAGTCATTTGGGAAGATACACTCTTTTCAGTTGCTGAGAAAAGGCGATATTGCAAGATActattacaaaaaatgaacTGTTCAAAAGTGATGTTTATACCACGATGTCTTTTATATTGTATTAGTAATAATGTAAGTAACGCTTTGGTAGTAGAGGTTAACTACCATCAAATTACATGTGTTCCCATATATGACTTACGTATTATTGATGAACACCTTAGAACTACAAAGGGAGCTTTAAATTGCTTCTCTCAAGACAATAATTTTGGTGTTACCGATCAATCTGTAGAGGAAATGCATGTTCAAAATCTGTTTAAGACACCGAAATCATTAAAGAAACCCGActatgatgatgacgaacTTCCAATTGTGATACTTATAAAAGAGCTTGTTAAGAGTTTACAGATAGATATCGTCAAACCATTAACCACCAACCTATTCATAACCGGTATAGACACAAAACTAGAGAAAGTTAATCTCGACTCTACTTCTCGATTACCGCTCTATGGTAAGGTATTAAATTCCACAAGTTTATGGGATAATGGGTCAAGATATTCTCTTAGTTTGTTCATGGATGAGAAAAGTTTTGAACATTTACAAATAAGTCAAAACGACATCACCGGTGATAATTTCACTATACCTGACTGGTACGAATTGAAGTTCAAAGGGCGCATTATAAAGGattaa
- the TMN2 gene encoding Tmn2p (similar to Saccharomyces cerevisiae YDR107C and EMP70 (YLR083C); ancestral locus Anc_8.254) gives MHYHHKNQEGQDISTDDKRTIYSYDYYYEKLHFCKPEHVEKAGVSIGSVLFGDRLYNSPFQLNMLKNKTCERLCNSTIIGRDAKFINKLIKNGYYQNWLIDGLPAAREVYDTRTKSNFYGNGFELGLVEIRQTTGEKLLPNSADTFRDLHKRDAKNIVQNLMQDIEVPYFVNHFDIRIEYHDRGNDNYRVVGVTVNPVSIDRSPDGGCKPTGKALSLSESEVNYIHFTYSVEFIPSETAWVTRWDKYLHVYDPTIQWVSIVNFSIVVIILSCAVARSLLQALKSDFSRYGELNLDETIKEDASWKLGHGDVFRAPDHPMLLSILVGSGVQLFLMIICTIFLPAVGLITPGSRGTLPTVMFLLYLGFSFISSFVSMGVYKFFNGQKWHINCILTPFLVPGLLLLVIIGLNIFLIFVHSSGVIPLATFTSLILLWFFIGVPLSITGSLMARKTCHWDIHPTKTNTVSKVIPPQKWYLQTIPASLIGGLFSFGSLSVELYFVYTSLWFNKIFYMYGFLFGSAILFTLTVSLVTVLFTYYSLSAENWQWQWRSFLIAGLGCSFYVFLHSLLFTEVKLGGFTNALLYMGYSFVITSLAFVVTGALGFLSSMLFVRTIYSAVKVD, from the coding sequence ATGCATTATCACCACAAGAATCAAGAAGGTCAGGATATCTCCACAGATGATAAGCGTACCATCTATTCATACGATTACTATTATGAAAAACTTCATTTCTGTAAGCCAGAACACGTTGAAAAAGCAGGTGTCTCCATTGGATCCGTTCTCTTCGGTGATAGGCTGTATAACTCTCCTTTCCAATTGAACATGTTAAAAAACAAGACGTGTGAAAGATTATGTAATTCCACAATCATCGGTAGGGACGCCAAGTTCATTAATAAGTTGATTAAAAATGGATACTATCAGAATTGGTTGATCGATGGATTACCCGCTGCTAGAGAAGTCTATGATACGAGAACTAAATCGAATTTTTATGGGAATGGGTTTGAATTGGGTCTTGTAGAGATTAGACAAACTACCGGGGAGAAACTTTTGCCAAATTCAGCAGATACGTTTCGAGATTTACATAAGAGAGATGCTAAGAATATTGTTCAAAATTTAATGCAAGATATTGAAGTGCCTTACTTCGTTAATCATTTCGATATTAGAATTGAATATCATGATCGCGGGAATGATAATTATAGAGTTGTTGGTGTGACTGTGAATCCTGTTTCAATTGATCGTTCCCCTGATGGTGGCTGTAAACCCACGGGGAAGGCTTTGTCTTTGAGTGAATCGGAAGtgaattatattcatttcaCTTATTCAGTCGAGTTTATACCTTCAGAAACCGCATGGGTTACTAGATGggataaatatttacatgTGTATGATCCAACAATCCAATGGGTTTCTATCGTGAACTTTTCCATCGTCGTCATAATATTGTCATGTGCTGTAGCACGTTCCCTCTTACAAGCATTAAAGAGCGATTTCTCTCGTTATGGTGAGTTGAATTTAGATGAAACTATAAAGGAAGATGCTAGTTGGAAATTGGGCCATGGTGACGTCTTCAGAGCTCCAGATCATCCCATGTTATTGTCCATTTTGGTTGGATCAGGTGTACAACTGTTCTTAATGATCATTTGTACCATATTCTTACCTGCCGTTGGATTGATTACACCTGGTTCTAGAGGTACACTACCAACAGTCATGTTCTTATTATACCTTGGCTTCAGCTTCATTAGCTCGTTCGTCTCGATGGGCGTTtataaattcttcaatggtCAAAAATGGCATATAAATTGCATCTTGACCCCTTTTTTAGTTCCAGGTTTGTTACTACTTGTTATAATAGGATTGAACATATTTCTCATCTTTGTTCATTCATCTGGTGTTATCCCACTAGCCACATTCAcatctttaatattattatggtTCTTCATCGGTGTCCCACTTTCCATTACAGGCTCATTGATGGCTCGTAAGACTTGTCATTGGGATATACATCCAACTAAGACAAATACAGTATCCAAAGTGATCCCACCGCAAAAATGGTATTTACAGACAATTCCTGCATCATTAATTGGAGGTCTGTTTTCATTCGGTTCATTATCTGTAGAATTATACTTCGTCTACACAAGTTTATGGTTCAACAAGATATTCTACATGTATGGGTTCCTATTTGGCTCTGCTATCTTATTCACATTAACAGTATCATTAGTGACAGTCCTATTCAcatattattcattatctgCTGAGAATTGGCAATGGCAATGGAGAAGTTTCCTCATTGCAGGGTTAGGCTGTTCATTTTATGTCTTCCTTCATTCTCTTCTATTTACTGAAGTTAAATTAGGTGGATTCACTAATGCTCTTTTGTATATGGGGTACTCTTTTGTGATAACAAGTTTGGCATTCGTCGTTACTGGTGCCTTAGGGTTCTTGAGTAGTATGCTTTTCGTTAGAACTATCTATTCCGCAGTAAAAGTGgattaa
- the SPO71 gene encoding Spo71p (similar to Saccharomyces cerevisiae SPO71 (YDR104C); ancestral locus Anc_8.248), producing MPSTIKDIIDIITDEEKYIKHICPNTKEYKTFKIPRRSFTAFRLSYTSAVELSLCSKVVLLGGVPNRWYVEQKSGFRKAFSKIALRKLRKRTELLATYGYRTIYNKKQSRLLRTLPKASYKRLRNQYPSQSIPSRSQTAKLIRSPKGVIGNRRLVITNDGIPEIIQQRNKKAPNDVDELQCPRPSNSLTPIEDSSFRHDEPKRKTLESKFYTFPNIKASVHHFKPQKSVTLPSNFQNDALLHSTTTACTLESPRNSLLISPVNSTSNKAQRSSCSSLRPERLLQENRLDVALPNNKESVSYQSNKELKKKLKYNGQNHKPRTSKYNPSPVFYLAPPTISNGHENASKYYHSVKNLPPKPLTIKENENLVFRDAGDDNNTQNHRLKEELQKVNRCAIMEKVHKNVRNVLGLEQSLSNYILKKNNFGQILYMEKMLVMVKAAVCTKDPVTNFTENEPVDTRVYDRWKEYIVVARVTGRSDAPLLLQFYHSRKIPKKLEDKSMDSSNLHGSSLDFYLNKKCHVKFYSTLDRTICIQKPDDKITSSDGPTTIAEYKDATQLKFYILRCRTLHSSGIWFTFLRESLNLRKIPKSMIIKVPDVGVSLNIALKNDLLNYLHNLQLNEEDELKIFYLPRGYRILQFPFLRYITASIINQLRKARLYDQLKEWEKANVVLGCNLRRYDRIEWCSGHESSLLRGPCELMSSHSLEYRPLIHYPRSTTTSNKVKLIEPLPIEGFLIRYSNKYGQEWLTFGKIYLKPSYFFTSDNLLFSMSSFKSMPPLPIEASFDELENPHDIENDEKILNSLPMVYEQNPYALNLDSHISWLNDNMPKETFQTNDLYSFKCFNRRVAQILKAENILDMTKIQKVQNGAVEDLKYNEVKYSLLKVANYTFWERISELEDTVRSTIIITTSNKMKLKLLAPSPQVATEWATSLTNMSIYWKQRLKQDTENIWNTKMTNLSNLRIEELLESNICEETPKWVSDRATADPTIFNINSLSLLRPLIQKGILYQKPKKHAVFSKYYIVLIPGFLILFNCFHRSTTGFAKNVIDYNHYLTIPISECYLYSGTTTELDLLRRDHTFDIINPGNHAIPRAYDDGWKSTENESSRCFTLWFGTKRAIAKYSKMQEHKAEHAEESVTDSDGEYVKNKNYESNPGTLRLVNRLGVSGRSMVFMARSRQERDLWVVSIYNELERLKENDLE from the coding sequence ATGCCTTCAACCataaaagatattatcGATATAATAACTGATgaggaaaaatatataaaacaTATTTGCCCCAATAccaaagaatataaaacTTTCAAGATCCCAAGGCGATCATTTACTGCATTTAGGTTGTCGTATACATCAGCAGTGGAATTATCTCTTTGTTCCAAAGTTGTTCTTTTGGGAGGAGTTCCCAATAGATGGTATGTGGAACAAAAAAGTGGGTTTCGGAAGGCCTTTTCCAAGATTGCTCTTAGAAAACTGCGAAAAAGAACAGAACTCTTGGCAACTTATGGGTATAGAACCATCTATAATAAGAAACAATCAAGGCTTTTGAGAACTCTCCCTAAGGCATCATATAAGAgattaagaaatcaatatcCTTCACAAAGCATACCATCAAGAAGCCAAACTGCCAAACTAATTAGAAGCCCCAAAGGGGTCATAGGCAATAGGAGACTGGTTATTACAAATGATGGTATTCCTGAAATCATACAACAAAGGAATAAAAAGGCTCCAAATGATGTGGATGAACTGCAATGCCCGCGGCCGTCTAATTCTTTAACACCTATAGAGGATAGTTCATTTCGACATGATGAACCTAAACGAAAAACACTAGAGTCTAAATTTTATACATTCCCAAATATCAAGGCATCAGTTCATCATTTTAAACCACAGAAAAGTGTTACTTTGCCGAGTAATTTTCAAAACGATGCCCTTTTACATTCGACTACGACTGCATGTACTCTCGAGTCTCCCAGGAACAGCCTTCTCATTTCTCCAGTAAACTCAACTTCCAATAAAGCACAAAGATCTTCATGTTCAAGTTTGAGACCAGAACGATTATTACAGGAAAATAGGCTAGACGTGGCGCtaccaaataataaagaatcaGTATCATATCAAagtaataaagaattaaagaaaaagttgaAATATAATGGTCAAAATCACAAACCAAGGACATCGAAATACAATCCAAGTCCCGTGTTCTACTTGGCACCCCCAACCATCTCTAACGGGCACGAAAATGCGAGCAAATATTATCATAGCGTAAAAAATTTGCCACCAAAGCCGTTAactattaaagaaaatgaaaatctTGTGTTTCGTGATGCTGGTGATGACAATAATACCCAAAACCATCgtttgaaagaagaattacaGAAAGTCAACAGATGTGCAATTATGGAAAAAGTCCATAAAAATGTTAGAAATGTACTAGGATTAGAACAGTCTCTTAGTAACTATATtctaaagaagaataatttTGGTCAGATCCTATATATGGAAAAAATGTTAGTCATGGTTAAAGCCGCTGTCTGCACCAAAGATCCTGTAACAAATTTCACAGAGAATGAACCCGTCGATACAAGGGTATATGATAGATggaaagaatatattgtGGTGGCTAGAGTAACTGGAAGAAGTGATGCACCACTTTTATTACAATTTTATCACTCTCGTAAGATCCCGAAGAAGTTAGAGGACAAATCAATGGATTCAAGTAATTTGCATGGAAGTTCCTTAGATTTTTATCTCAATAAGAAATGCCACGTTAAATTCTATAGTACTCTGGATAGAACAATTTGTATCCAAAAACCGGATGATAAAATAACTAGCTCAGATGGACCAACAACAATAGCAGAGTATAAAGATGCAactcaattgaaattttacaTTTTGAGATGTCGTACTCTTCATTCTTCGGGGATTTGGTTCACATTTTTACGTGAATCGCTCAATTTAAGGAAAATACCTAAATCCATGATTATAAAGGTTCCAGATGTAGGTGTATCTTTAAATATAGCACttaaaaatgatttattgaattatctACACAATTTACAATTGaatgaagaagacgaaTTAAAGATATTCTACCTGCCGAGAGGTTACAGGATACTTCAATTCCCATTTTTAAGGTATATTACAGCTTCAAttataaatcaattaagGAAAGCACGCCTATATGaccaattgaaagaatggGAAAAGGCTAACGTAGTACTTGGTTGTAATCTTCGACGTTATGATCGAATAGAATGGTGTTCCGGCCATGAATCCAGTTTACTAAGAGGTCCTTGTGAATTAATGAGTTCACATTCATTAGAATACAGACCACTCATTCACTATCCAAGATCGACAACGACCTCAAATAAGGTGAAGCTAATAGAACCTTTACCAATAGAAGGCTTTCTTATCAGATACTCCAATAAATATGGACAAGAATGGTTAACTTTCggtaaaatatatttaaaaccttcttattttttcacAAGTGATaacttattattttccatgTCATCGTTTAAATCCATGCCACCCTTACCTATCGAAGCATCATTTGATGAGTTAGAGAACCCACATGATATcgaaaatgatgaaaagaTCTTGAACTCGTTACCAATGGTATATGAACAAAATCCTTACGCGTTAAATTTAGATAGCCATATATCTTGGctaaatgataatatgCCAAAAGAAACGTTCCAGACAAACGAtctatattcttttaaatgTTTTAACAGAAGAGTTGCCCAAATATTAAAGGctgaaaatattttagatATGACTAAAATACAAAAAGTCCAAAATGGGGCGGttgaagatttgaaatataatgaagtaaagtattcattattaaaagTAGCTAATTACACGTTTTGGGAAAGGATTAGTGAATTGGAAGATACTGTACGCTCTACTATAATTATCACAACATCcaataaaatgaaattaaaattattagcACCCTCCCCTCAAGTTGCTACTGAATGGGCTACCTCTTTAACAAATATGTCAATTTATTGGAAACAAAGACTTAAGCAGGATACGGAAAATATCTGGAATACGAAAATGACAAATCTATCTAATCTGAGgattgaagaattattggAATCAAATATATGTGAAGAAACACCTAAATGGGTTTCAGATAGAGCAACAGCAGATCCGAccatattcaatattaatagttTGTCTTTATTGAGACCCCTCATTCAAAAAGGTATCTTATACCAAAAACCTAAAAAGCATGCTGTATTTTCGAAATATTATATCGTTTTGATACCAGGATTCTTAATTCTATTCAATTGTTTCCATAGATCAACGACTGGCTTTGCAAAAAATGTGATAGATTataatcattatttaaCGATTCCAATAAGTGAAtgttatttatattctgGTACAACAACTGAATTAGACTTACTACGAAGGGATCATACATTTGATATTATCAACCCTGGTAATCATGCCATACCAAGGGCTTATGATGATGGTTGGAAATCTACAGAAAATGAGTCTTCTCGTTGTTTCACGCTTTGGTTTGGGACCAAAAGGGCAATTGCCAAGTATTCGAAAATGCAAGAACATAAAGCTGAACATGCTGAAGAGAGTGTTACTGATTCCGATGGTGAATATgtaaaaaacaaaaactaTGAATCAAATCCTGGGACATTGAGACTGGTTAATCGGTTAGGTGTAAGTGGGAGATCGATGGTCTTTATGGCTAGATCAAGACAGGAGAGAGATCTTTGGGTCGTTTCAatttataatgaattagaaagattaaaagaaaatgatttagaaTGA
- the TRS85 gene encoding Trs85p (similar to Saccharomyces cerevisiae GSG1 (YDR108W); ancestral locus Anc_8.255) → MVFSYEHYMNLLFHLDHAKESVPPEIAKRIVSNAIAPVITVTSTPQLDNHIQETYNIDSLYMLLRYFGGCVSDRDQANELVGKQELDVTHPTNPSNPVSSLIVPSGQQQPPLKARRGRSRSNSLFQRDSTQSQYIRFTKPIDDIVAIKSSNDMLFDYHSLEIYLEQYLQLIATNTNNSTPYELLKNSIYHNFFSLAISSTTQLSPYETFNHPIVSLIAVDISMGQTYDDIRDLLVEFKNLNTTTPNFPIFMNTNDMLPIFLLCYDANYQEQFEICQSLTKRLKKQLFVESLILPLWNEQYEIDIKVDLHQPIMSSLEEMIYFLQTPFSAKLSISLINSIYNILDSLIYDLMLPFMKRKLLFWEETILQPRRSLFHGAKFLKKFMTKNNNGPQENILTKDSEGNEYFAFSSTELLMRKLADWSMMISDFKTAYSTYESLSRDLDTFPKYLASCLEWCATSLLMGAQSIVTVKMIKNDINPLIERALQTYENCAITLIQDTTNKVFAEQSVEPLRSYETRCMILLSELFLSLSDTWTSTPYAITYLETILTECKLGPCSQIQIWERLSDCYKLRIDPRIRYKINDTATTTTTVTTTTADKVVATPSTDKPKTIQWESDLESKLGSGKNILSKGFTRRRKSAFFRLIAAKKWAEQKQWRQVAWCLKDMESIYDATDLGKRDDLIVAKLRNLLDENIGGDDGNFKLKDEKLSADHIEVSS, encoded by the coding sequence ATGGTCTTCTCCTACGAACATTACATGAACTTGCTCTTCCATCTGGATCATGCTAAGGAAAGTGTACCGCCTGAAATCGCCAAGAGAATAGTATCCAATGCCATCGCCCCTGTCATTACAGTGACTTCGACTCCACAACTTGATAACCATATACAAGAAACTTATAATATCGATTCCTTGTATATGCTTCTTCGATATTTTGGAGGTTGTGTATCTGACAGAGATCAAGCAAACGAATTGGTTGGGAAGCAAGAGCTTGATGTCACTCATCCTACAAATCCCTCCAATCCTGTTTCATCTTTGATCGTACCATCTGGGCAACAGCAACCACCTTTGAAAGCTCGTAGGGGTAGGAGTAGATCAAATAGTCTTTTCCAAAGAGACTCCACACAATCTCAATATATTAGGTTCACAAAACCTATAGATGATATAGTCGCTATCAAGAGTAGTAACGATATGTTATTCGATTATCATTCTTTGGAAATATATCTAGAACAGTATCTACAATTAATTGctacaaatacaaataattCAACTCCTTATGAACTActaaaaaattcaatctatcataattttttctcattGGCAATTTCATCAACTACGCAATTATCGCCATATGAAACGTTCAATCATCCAATAGTCTCCCTAATTGCAGTAGACATATCAATGGGACAAACATACGACGATATTAGAGATCTTTTGGTCGAATTTAAAAACCTTAATACTACTACTCCAAATTTCCCAATATTCATGAACACAAATGATATGTTGCctatattcttattatgTTATGATGCTAATTATCAAGAACAATTCGAAATATGTCAATCATTGACGAAACGTCtgaaaaaacaattatttgTAGAGAGTCTCATATTACCATTATGGAATGAACaatatgaaattgatatcAAAGTAGATTTACATCAACCAATTATGTCCTCCTTGGAAGAAATGATTTATTTCCTGCAGACTCCATTCTCTGCCAAACTGTCAATCTCACTAATCAATtccatatataatattctagATAGTCTAATCTACGACCTTATGCTCCCCTTTATGAAACGCAAACTTTTATTCTGGGAAGAAACAATACTCCAACCAAGAAGATCCCTATTCCATGGTGCCAAATTCCTAAAGAAATTCATGACTAAAAACAACAATGGTCCCcaagaaaatattctcACGAAAGATAGCGAGGGGAACGAATATTTTGCATTCTCATCCACTGAATTACTAATGCGTAAATTAGCAGATTGGTCCATGATGATATCAGATTTCAAAACCGCATATTCCACATACGAATCATTGAGTCGTGATTTGGACAcctttccaaaatatttagcATCGTGCTTAGAATGGTGTGCCACATCGTTATTAATGGGGGCTCAAAGTATAGTCACAGTGAAAATgattaaaaatgatataaatCCATTGATTGAACGTGCATTACAAACCTACGAGAATTGCGCAATAACATTAATTCAAGATACTACGAATAAAGTCTTTGCAGAACAGTCAGTGGAACCTCTTCGTTCATACGAGACAAGATGTATGATTCTGTTGTCAGAATTGTTTTTATCTCTCAGTGATACTTGGACTTCTACACCTTATGCTATTACGTATTTGGAGACTATCTTAACGGAATGCAAGTTGGGACCTTGTTcacaaatacaaatatgGGAAAGGCTCAGTGATTGTTATAAATTAAGAATTGATCCAAGGATAAGATATAAGATAAACGATACCGCCACTACTACAACTACAGTTACTACGACGACGGCGGACAAGGTAGTGGCAACACCCAGCACAGACAAACCAAAAACCATTCAATGGGAATCTGATTTAGAATCGAAATTGGGTTCAggtaaaaatatattatccAAAGGGTTCACTAGAAGGAGGAAATCTGCGTTCTTTAGGTTAATTGCAGCCAAAAAATGGGCTGAACAAAAGCAATGGCGTCAAGTAGCATGGTGCTTGAAAGATATGGAAAGTATATATGATGCCACTGATCTTGGTAAACGAGATGATTTAATAGTAGCAAAACTAAGGAACCTATTAGATGAGAATATTGGTGGTGATGATGGAAATTTTAAACTGAAAGATGAGAAACTATCTGCCGATCACATCGAGGTCTCTTCATAG
- the TMS1 gene encoding Tms1p (similar to Saccharomyces cerevisiae TMS1 (YDR105C); ancestral locus Anc_8.250) — protein sequence MGAVISLPITMGSTFVASCLGGCCSNLVSKSVSSLGSSSLGTRLLYAGWLLLNSLISWISMSINKSFLWPGKTCAATGECGFFTVHRLNFALGTMHVLLAFILLGVKSTRDVRATLQNSWWSLKFIVYLVLVVVSFLIPNEFYIVFSKWVSVPSGVIFILVGLILLVDFAHEWAETCIYHVEMEDEDSSFWQKFLVIGTSAMYAGSLIMTVVMYILFCKSQCKMNQTAVTINLILTLLTVLLSVNPKIQEANPRTGLAQSSMVSVYCTYLTMSAMASEPDDKMCNPLVRSSGTRKMSVVLGSLFTFIAIAYTTTRAAANTAFQGSSTNGPIYLNDDLESEGLESQSRNQLRYEAIKQAVEEGSLPESALYDTAWIGTGSLSTRGEETHEGTELNDDELSGTKYNYSLFHMIFFFATQWIAILLTINVTQDDVGDFIPVGRTYFYSWVKIISAWICYGLYGWTIVAPLIMPDRFDYEDYY from the coding sequence ATGGGGGCCGTCATATCACTTCCAATTACCATGGGAAGCACATTCGTCGCATCATGTCTAGGAGGTTGTTGTTCTAATCTCGTCTCAAAATCAGTATCCTCACTTGGTTCCTCCTCTTTAGGGACGAGACTATTATACGCAGGCTGGTTACTCCTGAATTCCCTGATATCATGGATATCTATgtcaattaataaatcatttttatgGCCAGGGAAGACGTGTGCTGCCACAGGTGAATGTGGATTTTTCACTGTTCATAGATTAAATTTTGCCTTAGGTACCATGCATGTACTTCTGGCATTTATCTTATTGGGAGTCAAATCTACTAGAGATGTACGTGCCACATTACAAAATTCATGGTGGTCTTTAAAGTTTATTGTATATTTGGTTTTAGTCGTGGTTTCATTTTTGATCCCTAATGAATTCTATATTGTGTTTTCTAAATGGGTATCTGTTCCTAGTGGtgtcattttcatcttaGTGGGATTAATCCTTTTAGTCGATTTTGCTCATGAATGGGCAGAAACGTGTATATATCATGTGGAAatggaagatgaagattcTTCGTTTTGGCAGAAATTTCTAGTCATAGGGACATCTGCTATGTATGCAGGTTCATTAATCATGACCGTTGTCatgtatattttattttgtaaatccCAATGTAAGATGAATCAAACAGCTGTGACAATAAATCTTATTCTGACATTACTTACGGTATTATTGTCTGTTAACCCGAAGATCCAAGAAGCTAATCCTAGAACTGGGTTGGCTCAAAGTAGTATGGTATCAGTGTATTGTACTTACTTGACAATGAGTGCAATGGCATCTGAGCCTGATGATAAAATGTGTAATCCATTGGTCAGATCAAGCGGTACACGTAAAATGAGTGTTGTTTTAGGATCGTTATTTACATTTATTGCCATTGCATATACTACAACAAGAGCAGCAGCTAACACTGCATTCCAAGGTAGTTCCACTAATGGACCAATATACTTAAATGATGACTTAGAAAGTGAAGGATTGGAAAGTCAATCTAGAAATCAACTCCGATATGAAGCAATCAAACAAGCCGTTGAAGAAGGTTCTTTACCAGAGAGTGCTTTATATGATACAGCATGGATTGGAACTGGATCTCTTTCAACACGTGGAGAAGAGACCCATGAAGGAACtgaattgaatgatgatgaattatcaGGAACAAAGTATAATTATTCTTTGTTCCAcatgatatttttctttgcaaCACAATGGATTGCAATTTTATTGACTATAAATGTTACTCAAGACGATGTCGGTGATTTTATTCCTGTCGGGAGAACATATTTCTATTCTTGggtgaaaataataagtgCTTGGATCTGTTATGGACTGTATGGATGGACTATTGTCGCTCCGTTAATAATGCCAGACAGGTTTGATTACGAGGACTATTATTAG
- the NDAI0J01430 gene encoding uncharacterized protein (Ty-like retrotransposon): MNVKGITVLPLVFSTFPETLENFPSLRPPKPAHINSIHDLFEYINDEISPRIIIPEKPLNNPNLFLLDPNVGGGIRFLFDCMKLAC; encoded by the coding sequence ATGAATGTGAAAGGTATTACTGTTTTACCTCTTGTTTTCTCCACGTTTCCAGAAACCCTCGAAAATTTTCCTAGTCTAAGGCCACCTAAACCTGCTCATATCAACTCCATCCACGATCTTTTCGAATATATTAATGACGAGATTTCACCtcgtattattattccGGAAAAACCATTGAATAATCCCAACCTCTTCCTTCTTGACCCAAACGTTGGCGGTGGTATCAGATTTTTGTTCGACTGTATGAAGCTAGCTTGTTAA